The DNA region TTGAGGGTAATCCTACAAAACAGATATTGACTTATACTGAAGCGGTTAGGACTGTAGATCCCATGAAAGCTGTTGGAAAGCCTCATACCCTGTGGGTTGCTTTTGCTAAGTTGTATGAGAACCACAATGATTTAAATAATGCTAGGGTCATTTTTGATAAGGCGGTTCAGGTGAATTACAAAACAGTTGATAACCTGGCTAGTATTTGGTGCGAATGGGCTGAGATGGAGCTGAGGAATAAGAACTTTAAGGGGGCACTGGTGTTGATGAGGCGTGCCACAGCAGAGCCTTCTGTTGAAGTTAAACGAAGAGGTACAAATCTTTATGCACATGTTTATTATGATTCCTagaattagtaaaaaaaaataatgtgaacTACTGtacttgataaaaaaatatcatgatcTGGATACAAAACACTGCATATGATGATGTTGATCGattttgcaatgaaagatgtGTTATGATATACCTAATCTTTTCTATTGTTTGCAGTGGCCGCTGACGGTAATGAACCTGTGCAGATAAAGATACACAAATCCTTGAGGCTCTGGACATTTTATGTTGATTTGGAAGAAAGTCTTGGTACATTGGAAAGCACTCGAGCAGTTTATGAAAGGATACTTGACCTAAGGATAGCCACTCCACAGATCATAATTAACTATGCCATGCTTTTGGAGGTAAAATTCGACTTGCAAATAATCCTATAGTCTATCTACATGTACGTTCTTATTGATGCTAACCTCATTGTTTGTTTGGTTCTTAAGGAGCACAAATATTTTGAGGATGCTTTTAAGGTATATGAAAGAGGCGTAAAGATCTTCAAATATCCTCATGCAAAAGATATATGGGTCACCTATCTTTCCAAGTTTGTTAAAAGATATGGGAAATCAAAGCTGGAACGTTGTAGAGAGTTGTTTGAGCATGCGGTTGAAGTGGTATGATATTCTGATTCTCTTAAATAGTGTTATATAGTTAATTAACAAACCACTTCTTTACTCAGCAATTAAAAGACAAACCGCTTCCTTTTTTCTTAAGAATTTTGTTACTAATATAGATCAcatgagcttgtttgatgtagtttttattttatattttattttaaataaactgttttattattaaaaacatatttgtttGTTGAAAAAGCGAATTATTCAGGTTATTTGGGTCAAATGACCAAAATATTCCAAGTGTTTAATATTtatagtgtatttaatttgttttgtatGAAAAAATGGTAATTGTAATGTCAATTAGCAGGATGACCCTTTTcctaagggcttgtttgatctgggtttattttgaaattaactgtttttttgtttaaataatcttgCTTGTTGAAAAGTGgattgtttagtttttttttttgtatcaaGTGACCAAATTAAATTGTTGCTGAAAatccaacattttttttaccaGGCTCCGGCTGAATCTGTAAAGGCATTATACATGCAATATGCTAAACTAGAAGAAGACCATGGCCTTGCGAAAAGTGCTATGAAGGTATACGATCAAGCCACCAAGGCAGTCCCACCACATGAGAAACTGAGCATGTATGAAATATACATAGCTCGTGCAGCCGAGATATTTGGTGTTCCAAAAACAAGGGAAATATATGAACAAGCCATAGAATCCGGTCTTCCTGAGAAAGATGTGAAGACGATGTGCATGAAGTATGCTGAATTGGAGAAGAGTCTAGGAGAGATTGATCGTGCTCGTGGTGTTTACGTTTATGCTTCCCAGTTTGCAGATCCGCGATCAGATTTGGATATTTGGGACAAGTGGAATGAATTTGAGGTCCAACATGGTAATGAAGACACCTTCCGAGAAATGCTTAGGATTAAGCGTAGCGTTTCAGCTAGTTATAGCCAGGTAAGCCCCAATCCAAGCATCGTTTCATACTGTTTGCTGTTCTCATTCTTATATGTGTATCGATGAGATTACGTTTTAAACTAAATTcagcttgtttgatatatattaggttatttgaaaacaatctgtttgatgaaaaaatggattatttgggttaaatgaataaaataccctttgtatttaatattttgaaatgttaTTACAAATAAAGTAAGGGCtgattcaataatatatttgttgtttCCCTCGTCTTGATTCGGATACTTAAACACAAACGATGAGGGCTTGTTTGATCTCGgcttatttgaataaccaattattggttatttcaaaataatcttgTTGGTGATTTGATTGAAACTTCGGTTATTTGGTGGTAATATTGATTGATTTCCGTGATAATTTGCAGACACATTTCATCCTGCCAGAGTATTTGATGCAAAAAGACAACAAACCAAGCCTCGATGAAGCAATGGATGCATTGAAGAAAGCCGGGCTTCCGGAAGATGAAATGGCTAATTTAGAGAgacatcttcttgttgaaccagAATCAGTAGCAGCATCAGCAGCTTCTAAAGATGTTGCTGTTGATGGTCCTAGGAAAGTTGGTTTTGTAAGCGCTGGAGTGGAAACCAGGACAGAGGGTGGTTTAAAAGTTACTGCCAACCATGAAGATATCGAGTTGCCAGATGAAAGCGATtccgaagaagaagaagaagaaggaagggtTGAGATTGCCCAGAAAGATGTACCATCTGCTGTCTTTGGCGGTTTGATCAGGAAAAGAGACAAAGAAGATGGCAAAGATGATGTTGATGCTGAGCCCAAAGAAAAAGACGACGATGCTCCTCTTGGTGCAATTGAGAGATTCAAAAGGCGAAGAAAAGGAGTGTGATGATGCGGCACTCTTATTGTTAATGTCTGTTAATTTGTTGACGTGGCCATCCTAATTGGGAAATGTTAATTTGGAGATATATGGATTAGCCTGAAATAGAGTATGTAATGTGTATTTGGCCTTTGTTTTCCTCTTATTTGGTAAAAGGTTTTCAGTTTCTTTCTTAGGCAGACAAAATTTGtatctttaatatttcaaaaccAATTTTGCATATACAACAttgtatgttattttatttttgctaagTTTCAAACATTTATATGGATTATAATTTAGACTTTTGGGTatctaaaaaatacaaataaaaaataggagggatattttttttattataaatggcATAAATTGcaatattgttattatgttctaatttaaaataattgaaaatgcAGGAGTAATTTGGTATAATTTCAAtctcaaaacttaaaatttgcCATAatcttctaattattttttccaCTAATGCGAAAATCTTCTCTTAAACCTTAAATTATGGCACGTTTTCGAATCTAGTTAtacaaaacttttatttttatttttatttttatttttatgataatgAACGTATTCATGTTTAAGGTTTAAGAAACCAGCAAAGACAACTTTGCATTagattaaaacaacaaatagcGCGTTGAGACCGAAATGTATCGATTTTTTTGTCGGAAACTTATTTTCAAGATGTTGATGCAAGTCCGGTAACGCTGTAATGGAATTTGATGTTTAGGGAGATTTTTGGTTGGAAATGTCTTGAAATGTCTCGAATTCTACCAATTCTGTCCCGAAATATATCGAATTCTACCAATTCTATCCTGAAAATGTACATTTCGGGTCATTTATGTCCCGAAAATTTATAATTCTGTCATGAAAATTTACATTTCTGTCATGAAAATATACAATTTTGTCACGAAAATGTACAATTCTATCTCGAAAATGTAaattttgggacatttcagAACGATTCTGTTCCGAAAATTGTTCAATTCTCGTATTTTTTCAGTTCAAAATGACCAATTTGGAATGACCTTTCGCAATTAAATTTCCAATATttgaatgacattttcctcTAAAGAAAAAGTTCGTAATTTCTACACTTCATATGCTCACTCGACTGGATTCAACGTCAGCAAGTTATGAACAAAATATGTAGGTGGTAAGTAGAAATATTTCAACATTGGTTGTGTCAAGAGTTGTATGAAAGAATCGATGGCCAAAACTATGTTTCAACTTAGACCTACAACTAATACAAACTATAAGGCTAAGATTAATGtaattgttcaaaataaaaGGGAATATGTAATAACAAGTGTATGTGTTGAGCACAATCATACATTAGACCCTGATAAAATACTCTATATTAGATACAAAGTAATAGACAGAAATGTAAAAAGGAGATTGGATACAAATGATGAAGCTATAATAATTGTGGCCAAAATATATCAATCCCTTGTAGTGAAAACTAGAGGGTATGATAACATGTCTTTTAATGAGAGAACATGCAAAAATTACATTACAGAAGAACGAATGTTGAGGTTAAGGAGTGGGGATGTTGAAacactcactaattatttctaaaaaatgcAAACCAGAAACTCTAACTTTTTCATACTTGATTGATTTGGACAAGGAATCCCGAATTAGAAACGTATTTTTGACAAATAGAATGTGCATGACTTCTTATGAGTATTTCTTTAATGTTATCACTTTCGatacaacatatttgacaaatcTTTATGACATGCCCTTTGCTCAATTTCTCGGGGtcaatcatcatggtcaatccattttgctTGGATGTGGCTTATTATCAATTGAATACTCACAGTCTTTCATTTGGTTGTTCAcaacttggttggaatgtataCTTGATCGACCTTCAAATGTCATCATCACAGACAAATGTCGATCCATGACAATTGCAATTGAGAATGTATTTCTAGAGCTCatcattgtttttgtttatgACATATCATGAATAAACTTCCTATAAAATTTGGAAGTCATGTTGAATACAAACTAATAAAGAAAAAGCTGCAAAACATTATATACAACTCCATTACTATTGAACAATGCGAAAACGATTGAATGAGACTATTAGATGATTAACCACTACACTGGTTGCattctttattttttgaaagatctaaatggatacaTGTTTATGTGAAAAGGAAGTTTTGGGCAGGGATGTCCACATCTCAAAtgagtgaaagtatgaacgctTTATTTGATTACTGCGTGTAGTCTAAGACATACCTGAAACAATTCATCGAGTaatatgatagggctctgttgaggattattgagaaagaaaataaactgaATTTTCAATccattaattttatcatatcaaATGTTAGTGTTTAATCCTTTGAAAGACAATTTCAAAGCTTCTACACTCAACATATATTTAGGTTGGTCCAAAACAAGTTAGAGAGATGTTGTTCTACGACATCTCAGTATTGAAAGAAGAAAGGACaactttaatatttcaaattgagCAACACATTTTGGGGGTTAATGAAGAACATTTAAGAGATATTTCTTACAAAGTACACTATACTGAACTGGACTACAATGTTAAACATCAATGTCGAATTTTTGAATTTAGAGGTATTTTGTGTAAACATATCATGGTTGTGTTGAAAAAACTAAAGGTGAATGAGTTACCAATGTGTTATATCATGGATCGGTGATGTAAAGATATTAAACGTATGAATCAAActatcaccaacatttatgattcagatatgtctGTGGAAGAAAAAAACGTTACAATAGTCTAACCCCATTAATGCAAGAGGTTCAACACCTTGTagtaaaatctaaaaaaatgttCTTTTTTGCTCAACGACATAAAAGTCATTAAAGAACATTTTATGTCTATGGAACATAATAGTGGAGACAAAGGCACATAAATATTTCTAGACAAAGGCACATAAACATCTCCAAACAAATGCATAAAATAATCTACATTAACTTTGATACACTCTCCTATCAAAGTTACATTTCGAGGACGACTACCAACGAAGAGGAAACTATCTTTCATTGAGAAAATCTCGAAGAAGTTGTCCTCGATATCACGAAAGAAGGTTTGAATGACTGCATTATTCTTTGTCCTAATTATTTACCatgttattaaatttttgtaattgtttttttgtttcAGCCTACTACAACTTCAACTCCAACATCAGCTCCACACCATCCAAATTTGAGTATGCCCGACACTTCATTCATGTTTCTCTTGTCATTCTAACTTTCGCAGGTAGGATTGACAACAAACACGAATGTCTACTACCCCGCCATTGATGGCATTAAagaataattatgttaattttgtaaCTTGTAACATGTTGtgttatttgttaattatgttaaacaagaaataaataattcgTCATTGTTCAAAAGACATTAAActtgaaaaacaattaaaacttCCAAAAATGTGAAAGTTCGGGAAGTTTCGGGAATAAAATGTCCcgaaaatgtatatttttgtcCCCAAAATTGTTCAATTTTTTCAACATTCATCGACAACATTCAACAATAATCATTCAACAGCTAATCATATCAATAGTTCTTCTCTACATAATATTGACTACATAATTAGAAatatttacaatgttacaattCATCGATATCAGCTCTTTCTTTTACATAATATTGACTATATTTCTTAACTATCGTCGAAAATGCTTGTTTCTAAGTGACCCCAGGATCATCGAAACGATTTTTACTCTCATGGCCTTAAATAATCCCCTCACCTTCAAAAAAACAAGTCTTAGCATGTTAGTAAAGAGAATTCTAAaacaagaaataattttaaatatgtaactTACATTATGTTTCTTTAAAGAATTATCTCCTACATAAGTCATCATGCGAGTCACATAGTACATTGCGCAACCGATTTTATTGGTCGGGTCATGCCAAGGTAAAATTAAAACCCTAAACAGGAATTAAGATATTAAATCGGCGATGCTTGAGTCGGCAGTCTTCATGAAGTCCACGATTGTTACTTTCTGTTTTAccaataacatttataaatatttataaacaattttagaGAAATTTCAACTTATTACCATGACATGGGCGGAGGCATATTTGTcttccatttttattatttcttccaATGATAGGTTGTCGATGAATTAGAGTTCTCTCTTCAGCATATTGATGTAGAGAACATAGAAGTGGTCATTAATTATAATAGGGAACAAGATCTGCAAAGTCCcattcgaatatatatatatatatatatatatatatataatatatatatattcaaatatatattaaattgtacATACAGGTTACTTACAAGGGAAGTCTTATTGAAGAGCATTAGAAAAAGCTAGTGGAATATGACTTACACTCTGGAAATTATCATCAAACTAATACCAGAACatcatattaaaacaaaaataataataccatCCGATATAAACAACTTACAGAAGCGTATGTAGTAAAGAAAACTCTCTTGACGGTCGTTCTCTTATTCCAAAGGGTTATTAAGTGTCATTACATTGACTACACCAGAATCGACATAGCATTCAATTTTCAGTGAAAGGATATGAGATATATCAAGCGTGGTGTAACCGTCGTAGATTAACACTTTATTGCTGgaaaaaataaagagttaaGAAAGCATTCTAATAAGAGTTAAGAAAATATCCTAATAAGTACTAAGAGAACATTATAATAAAGAGTTCTAGATGTTATATGTCCACTTCTTCTAAATAAATCAACTCCACTACAAGTTTATcatcttcatttattttgacCATATCAAAGtacttagaataattttgagTGGTTGTTGTCATGTATGGAGATCGTAGGGCATGTGGAagtttcgtcttccttttaagATTTTTTCTTATTGGTTCGTCACCAACTCCTCCTTCAACCACCACTGCGGTTTTTTTTACCATTAACCACCATTGCAGGTGTTTTTTCACCACTAACCACcaccatttataaaatattttctgcTTCAACCTTCACTGCGAGTGGAGGTTGAAGGGCCCGCGAAAGTTTCTTCTTCCTCTTAACATTTGTTCTTATTGGCCTCTTGTTTTTTCACCAATTCCTCCTTCAACCACCACTGCGTGTGTGTTTTCACCATTAACCACCACCATTTGTAAAGTATTTTCTGCAACTTCTTCAACCTCCTTCAATGGCAATGAATGtattttcttcaacttcttcttaattttttttcttattgggGGTGTTTTTTTCACCAAGTTCTTCAACCTCCACCGAATGTGTATTTTCACCAACTTCTTCAACCTCCATTACGAGTGTATTTTCCCCAACTTCTTCAACCTCCACTACGGGTGTTTGTACCACCACTTCGAGTGTTTTTGTGAAGAATTTGGAGGACAACCCTAAGATTTTCATCTTCGCACATATTATCGTATAGTACTTTGATGGAGGTCTCATACAATGTCCCTGTGtctaatttgttttgttttgctgTCTCTCTTACATCTGCCAACAATTGTGTGGCTTTTGAAAAATTTCGTGTATAGTTAGTAATGAGATCGAATACTTCATTGACAACTTGCCCAGCTTCTAAAGCATTGCCCTAAAGGCAACCTTTTAAGGGTCTACCTTCTGAGGCGCTGCCTTCAGGGGCTCTACCACTATCTCAGGCACCACCCCACATCATTTGTCTCATGTTGAGGCACCCCATCAACTCCCTCTACCTCATGCTCCTCATTTTGAGGTGGAAGTGGAAGACGTCTAACATCGTTTCCAAATCTGAATAATTCTTTTGTAAACTCTTTGTCTAACATATTCTTCAATTTACTGTCATTCCAATATGACAGTATCAAAAATGGACGTTCATGAGGTATTTGGAGTCCAAGGTTGCAGACCCTATACAAGTAACATAtatgaaaacatatttatatatatatatatatgttaaaaaacaattacattTGAATAAACCACCAAAATAAAGTATTGATGACAAAGATTACTTACGAGGAGAAATATCTACGGTCCTAGAAAATGACGACTTTCGTTCTTCTTCCATTTAACGCATGATTCAACTAATCTGTCAAGTGTGAATTTGCACCAATTCAACTTTGAGATATTATGAGCATCTAAAATAGATTTTAGATTTGCAATCATGCAGGTACAAAAATAGATTTTGAGGATTATTAACAATGCATAGAAGTGTATATAAAACGACTAGAATGAGATTAACTATATACCTGAATTGTTGACATAAATATATTGTCCAGAGAAATCAGTTGACAATATATAGTACAAagtctatcttaaaattattggCATCTGATGTAttcttcaatattttgtttGGCATTTCAATTACTTTAGGATCGACACTTGTTCCCCATCAATTCCTAAACTCCGTCAACTTGTAGTCGGGGCTCCTAGTCTCGTTTACTTTGTATTCTATAATATTTATCTCCCCTCTAAGGGGTCTCAATACGTATTGAACAtcctctttttttatttttaattcatcgTCACTCTATAGGGTGATCACATGCGTACTAGTGTGAAACGACTTGACGAGGTATCGAGAGATTTCGTCACGACACTTAGAAAGGGAATGTGACAGAAGACTTCCAAAGTCTATGACCTTCACCGTCTCTTTTTATTGATTAGATAGTCGCTGAATAAGACGGTAAAGTTCATAAGATGAGCTCCTAATCAAAAAT from Impatiens glandulifera chromosome 5, dImpGla2.1, whole genome shotgun sequence includes:
- the LOC124937601 gene encoding pre-mRNA-splicing factor SYF1 is translated as MAIPQELYPSQDDLLYEEELLRNPFSLKLWWRYLIARTDAPFKKRAIIYERALKALPGSYKLWYAYLRERLTLVRNLPITHSQYQTLNNTFERALVTMHKMPKIWIMYLQSLTEQKLVTRTRRSFDRALCALPVTQHDRIWEPYLVFVSQKGVPVETSLRVYRRYLTYDPSHREDFIEFLVNSGLWQEASERLAGVLNDDQFFSIKGKTKHRLWLELCDLLTQHSKEVSGLNVDAIIRGGIKKFTDEVGRLWTSLADYYIRRNLVEKSRDIFEEGMTTVVTVRDFSVIFDAYSQFEESMLALKMEEADEEDDYIDEDESDDDDDDDRLDVAKLEKKFKSFWLVQDNDVDLRLARLEHLMDRRPELANSVLLRQNPHNVEQWHRRVKLFEGNPTKQILTYTEAVRTVDPMKAVGKPHTLWVAFAKLYENHNDLNNARVIFDKAVQVNYKTVDNLASIWCEWAEMELRNKNFKGALVLMRRATAEPSVEVKRRVAADGNEPVQIKIHKSLRLWTFYVDLEESLGTLESTRAVYERILDLRIATPQIIINYAMLLEEHKYFEDAFKVYERGVKIFKYPHAKDIWVTYLSKFVKRYGKSKLERCRELFEHAVEVAPAESVKALYMQYAKLEEDHGLAKSAMKVYDQATKAVPPHEKLSMYEIYIARAAEIFGVPKTREIYEQAIESGLPEKDVKTMCMKYAELEKSLGEIDRARGVYVYASQFADPRSDLDIWDKWNEFEVQHGNEDTFREMLRIKRSVSASYSQTHFILPEYLMQKDNKPSLDEAMDALKKAGLPEDEMANLERHLLVEPESVAASAASKDVAVDGPRKVGFVSAGVETRTEGGLKVTANHEDIELPDESDSEEEEEEGRVEIAQKDVPSAVFGGLIRKRDKEDGKDDVDAEPKEKDDDAPLGAIERFKRRRKGV